From the genome of Branchiostoma lanceolatum isolate klBraLanc5 chromosome 11, klBraLanc5.hap2, whole genome shotgun sequence:
TGAGTAATCAGAGTATGTTACAACGTCAGTCACAGTTCCACGGGCAAGAACTGGCAATACATTAGCTTTCATATCATTTCTCCCCTCAGGTCGGTGATGGGCAGCGTCTCTCGGATCTCCGGACAGTCCACAGCAACAGACCAGTCCTTCGGTGACGAGATCTCGGAGGCGGGATCCCACGACCTTGCCCCTGGGCTGTCCAGTAAGTCATGACCTTGCCCCTGGGCTGTCCAGTAGGTCACGACCTTGACCCCGGGCCGGAAAACAGCCGGAGAACAATAACGTAGCAAACTTTGCTAAGGGGTTAACTACACGTAAAGAGTTAAGAATTAAATATTTTAGCTACTCACAGagaataagtttgtttgtttgtgaaggtGTGAAGATGCGGCGTGAGGAAGTGAGAGGTTCTGAGGGAggataagtttgtttgtttgtgaaggtGTGAAGACGCGGCGTGAGGAAGTGAGAGGTTCTGAGGGAggataagtttgtttgtttgtgaaggtGTGAAGACGCGGCGTGAGGAAGTGAGAGGTTCTGAGGGAggataagtttgtttgtttgtgaaggtGTGAAGACGCGGCGTGAGGAAGTGAAGGAGGTTCTGACGGAGGCAGATCTGGATCTCTCAGTGCCGATCCGGCTGACGGAGAGCGACACGATCTGGATCCTGGATCTGGTCGGGACGTGCGTAGCCAACGACAGCGAGAACGCCGACGGGATCCGGGCCAGGAATGAGAAGTACAAGGAGGTGAGATCTCTTAGATCTGGCATCACAACTCTTAGATCTGGGATCACAACTCTTAGATCAGGGATCACAACTCTTAGATCTGGCATCACAACTCTTAGATCTGGGATCACAACTCTTAGATCTGGGATCACAACTCTTAGATCTGGGATCACAACTCTTAGATCTGGCATCacacatgttatttgatatatttccaAGCTGATGTTATTTCATATGTTTCCCAGctgatatttgatatatgtTCCCCAGCTgatattatttgatatttttcccagctgatatttgatatgtttcccagctgatatttgatatgttccCCAGCTGATATTTGATGTTTCCCagctgatatttgatatgttccCCAGCTGATGTAATTTGATATGTTCCCCAGCTGTGTAAGAACCGTGTGGGGAACGACCGGTACATGGAGAGGGGCATGCAGACCTTCAACGATGCGCCAAAGAACAAGGAGGTGCAGGCGGAGAAAGTGGAGCTGATCGTAAGTAACTTTCACTGCTGTAAGTAACTTTCACTGCTGTAAGTAACTTTCACTGCTGTAAGTAACTTTCACTGCTGTAAGTAACTTTCACTGCTGTAACTACACCTGTCTGTGCAGGCAGTGCAGGTAATATTGTACAGGACACAGGCGTCCATGCCTCGGTATGGTTTGTGTGCTGTTGTTGAATTATTTGCATGCTATTCTTGTATGGGAAGTAGGAGACAACAACTAACAGGACCACTCGCAAACAACTGAGCTTTATCAAACGAGAGAACCGGATTGGCTGTTATATGTTCAAACAGCCGGTACCAGATAACGTCTAGTAGTACGTACTATAGAATCGCGTTCGAGATTACGTCTATGTACTATAGAGTCCTACACTTGAATGCACTGTTCCTGTACTGTTGTTTGTTCTGTTTCAGGACACGGGCATCAATGCCTCCGAGTGGGACATGCATGACACTTATCAGGACCTGGCAGCTAAAGACAAGGGTAAGAgtttccaagttgaaaataacaaAGTAAAAAATGATCTTTTGTTGCACAACTTCCGCATGTGAAATTCCTGGACCCTGTTTGTGTATCAATGTGAAGGTTTGATGCCGTAACTCTCTCCTCTGCCCCTCCCCTGCAGAGAAGTCGGGAGAGGCGGATGCGGACCAGGACCTGATCAGCCGACCCACCAGCAAGAAGGCCGACCTGGAGGAGACTTCTGTGGAGGGGTCGATGCGGCAAGGGTCGGCTCTGTCAGGGCAAAGTGGGAGGGGTGAGTTTTATAAGGGTCGGCTTTGTCGGGGCACAGTGGGAGGGGTAAGTTTTATCGTGAGAATGTGACCTATGAAATTTATCCAACCATGTTCCGATAAACCATGGGACCACTAGCCAACCACCACCTGATTCCCAGCTCACATGACCTGTAATGTTCCAGAGAGCCGTGCCAGCCTGATGGggtccagcatgcaggtgtcgCAGTTCGAGATTGCGGAGACGCCCGCGCCGCCAGCGCTGCCAGAGAAGGACGGAACCGTTGATGGCGTCATCGATGATGCCGACCATCCCCTCCTCAAGGTCAGGCTCCTCAAGGTCGTGTAGGGGGACCTTGGGGCAGTGATGCTTTTATGCATGCCATGTTTTTCTTGTGCTGAttttgtgctgtttgtaggCATTCCTTGTTTTGTGCTGattctgtgtttttgtaaatCCGCTGGCCTTGTGCTTCAGACGGAGAGCCTGCAGCACGACTTGTTTGTCATGGAGAGGGTCGTGGTGCAGAACATCTTCCAGCCCAAACAGGCAGCGTACAGAGGCATGGACGAGctcacaggtcagtacaaacccacaggtcagtactaacccacaggtcagtacaaacccacaggtcagtgcaaacccacaggtcagtacaaactcacaggtcagtacaaacccacaggtcagtacaaacccacaggtcagtacaaacccacaggtcagtacaaacccacaggtcagtacaaacccacaggtcagtgcaaacccacaggtcagtacaaactcacaggtcagtacaaacccacaggtcagtacaaacccactggtcagtacaaacccacaggtcagtacaaacccacaggtcagtacaaacccacaggtcagtacaaactcACAGCCTACAGAGGCATGGACGAGctcacaggtcagtacaaacccacaggtcagtacaaactcACAGCCTACAGAGGCATGGACGAActcacaggtcagtacaaacccacaggtcagtacaaacccacaggtcagtacaaactcATAGCCTACAGAGGCATGGACGAActcacaggtcagtacaaacccacaggtcagtacaaacccacaggtcattacaaacccacaggtcagtacaaacccacaggtcagtacaaacccacaggtcagtacaaactcACAGCCTACAGAGGCATGGACGAActcacaggtcagtacaaacccacaggtcagtacaaacccacaggtcagtacaaactcATAGCCTACAGAGGCATGGACGAActcacaggtcagtacaaacccacaggtcagtacaaacccacaggtcagtacaaacccacaggtcagtacaaacccacaggtcagaacaaacccacaggtcagtacaaactcacaggtcagtacaaacccacaggtcagtacaaacccacaggtcagtacaaacccacaggtcagtacaaacccacaggtcagtacaaacccacaggtcagtacaaacccacaggtcagtacaaactgATGAAACTGCTTCTAAAACCTTGCTGTAACTAGACTATGGCCAAATTTGCAGAGCAGTACAAACTCACAGGTCAGCAAAACTGTCTCtcattgatatataaaactCTACTGTAAGTAACCACACCATAGACAAAGTCAGGTCATGAACATGCTCTTTGTTTTAACTTAATGTTCTGTTCTGGGATTCATGGCAACAGTAATGTGCTGACTGTTGTCTAGACAGTCCAGTGTGTCTTCCTGCCCCGTTGGATGATGATTGTGATGATTAgtcatggtgatgatgatgtgtgaTGATGGTAAGTGATTGTGATGTTTAGTGCTGATGCTGATGCTGTTCtgtacaccccccaccccccagacGTGGACCGTGAGGTTCCGGACGAGCCCCCTCCCACGGCCGGCTCCATGTCCATCACACAGATGGGCCCCAACCTGGAGCGGCTCTGGATCTACCACTGCGAGCTGACGGACGGCAGGAACGTCAGCTGCCTGTCCTGGAACAAGGCTAACCCggtcagcaaacaaacaaacagacaaacatagaAACCCAGTAGGTGCAATAGAACATGTATGTCCTGGTCAGTGGACTAACCTAACTGTACCCTaccttgaatgtttttttttaaatatttattGTTATAGAAATGCTAAGAGGAAAAAGACAGTAGTTAAGGAAGAAGAGCATGCAGCATAATCTCACAGTCTTTAAAGTGAGAGGAATGTTCAGCATAATCTCACAGTCTTTAAAGTGAGAGGAATGTTCAGCATAATCTCACAGTCTTTAAAGTGAGAGGAATGTTCAGCATAATCTCACAGTCTTTAAAGTGAGAGGAATGTTCAGCATAATCTCACAGTCTTTAAAGTGAGAGGAATGTTCAGCATAATCTCACAGTCTTTAAAGTGAGAGGAATGTTCAGCATAATCTCACAGTCTTTAAAGTGAGAGGAATGTTCAGCATAATCTCACAGTCTTTAAAGTGAGAGGAATGTTCAGCATAATCTCACAGTCTTTAAAGTGAGAGGAATGTTCAGCATAATCTCACAGTCTTTAAAGTGAGAGGAATGTTCAGCATAATCTCACAGTCTTTAAAGTGAGAGGGATGCTCAGCATAATCTCACAGTCTTTAAAGTGAGAGGAATGTTCAGCATAATCTCACAGTCTTTAAAGTGGGAGGAATGTTCAGCATAATCTCACAGTCTTTAAAGTGAGAGGAATGTTCAGTATAATCTCACAGTCTTTAAAGTGGGAGGAATGTTCAGTATAATCTCACAGTCTTTAAAGTGAGAGGATGTTCAGCAGAATctcattgtttttttatatttgcaaCCAGGACCTGATCGCCGTGGGTTACGGCCAGTTTGGGTTCAACGACCAGAAAGGCGGGCTGGCCTGCTGCTGGTCTCTCAAGAACCCCAAGGTGAGACCATGTACACAATGATTATACCAATGCGCAGTATGAACCCCAATGTGAGACCGCTTGTAAGCTAAGTTTCCCAGTATGAGTAAAGGAAACTGTCTGCAgttgtagtgttgttgtttgtatgagTAAAGGACTCGTATCTGCAGTTgtagtgtttttgtttgtatgagTAAAGGAGGCGTCTGCAgttgtagtgttgttgtttgtatgagTAAAGGACTCGTATCTACAgttgtagtgttgttgtttgtatgagTAAAGGACTCGTATCTGCAgttgtagtgttgttgtttgtatgagTAAAGGAGGCGTCTGCAGTTCCAGTGTTTTTGTTGCATGATAATTACCAGACCCGACTGGTAGGTTTATTTCTCCACTTACTCTTAGTGATAAGTTTTGTGGGTTCTCATAtaaacatgctcaaggtgtaaCACGGGACCTGGGGCTTTATATCCCGTCTGAGTTAACATTCCTTATAGAAGCTATATTATACTAATTTTCACCATTTAAGTGAGGAAACAGGTTCCTAGTGCCTCCCTACTTGCTGCTGAATGTTAAGTGAAGAAACAGGTTCCTTGTGCCTCCCTACTTGCTGCTAAATGTTAAGTGAAGAAACAGGTTCCTAGTGCCTCCCTACTTGCTGCTAAATGTTAAGTGAAGAAACAGGTTCCTAGTGCCTCCCTACTTGCTGCTGAATGTTAAGTGAAGAAACAGGTTCCTAGTGCCTCCCTACTTGCTGCTGAATGTTAAGTGAAGAAACAGGTTCCTAGTGCCTCCCTACTTGCTGCTAAATGTTAAGTGAAGAAACAGGTTCCTAGTGCCTCCCTACTTGCTGCTAAATGTTTCCTGCTGATGTTGCTGTTTCAGTACCCAGAGAGAGTGTACCACTGTGCCTCGGGGGTGGTCAGCATGGACTTCTCCTACCAGAACCCCAGTCTGCTGGCCGTGAGTAGATTTGGTGCTTCTAGTGGAACAATTTGTGCACTCAGGAATATCAGCTCAATCCTGGGAAACTTGCACCTTGAAATTCAACCAAAGTGCACTGGTGTAATCTGACGAGAAGTCAACAGTCCCAAATTAATGGCACTTCCTGTTGAAGGAAACATGAAATTCCCAGTTGTTTGAATCAAAGCAAGTGTGAACCTGCAGTTCCTCCCATGTCTGCTAGGTGGGGCTGTACGACGGaactgttgccatctacaatgTGAGGAGCCAGGAGGACTCACCTGTGCTGGACAGCTTGTAAGTTTGTCTCACCTTTCTCACCTGTGCTCACCTGTGCTGGACAGCTTGTAAGTTTGTCTCACCTTTCTCACCTGTACTCATGCTCATGGCCTCACCTTTCCTCACCAGCGCTGGGCGACTTGTAAGTTTGCTTCACCTGTGCTCACCTGTACTAGACAGCTTGTAAGCTTGCCTCACCTGTCCTCACCTGTCCTCACCTGTGCTAGACAGCTTGTAAGCTTGCCTCACCTGTCCTCACATGTCCTCACCTGTGCTAGACAGCTTGTAAGTATGTTCACATGAGCTGCACACTCGTCCTCAGCTTGCCATCAATCTGCATGCATTAATGACTCTCCCCTGCTTCCCTGCCAGCTGCATGCATTAATGACTCTCCCctgctttctcctgctttcCGCAGTCAGTCCGGACAGGACCACGTCAAAAACAGGTAGGTTCTTTTCTGCCCTCTGCACCCCCGGTATGATGTAGACTAGGTCAGgtttcatttattgtttttgccttttttcaTTAGTAGCTTTTCTAATACTTTGCTCATGAAGTTGTGTCCCCCCCCCCTGCGGTGAAGTACACTTTACCCCTAGTCCTCTTGTGTTTTAACAGCATAGTGaacatacatacttacatacacTTACCTATATGTGCTGTGTGTaacgtgtctgtctgtctgtagtgagAACGCAGGGAAACACTCGGCGCCGGTGTGGCAGCTCAAGTGGGTGGAGCGAGACCGCGGTGCCCATGGCGATGAGCGCGGCGAGGTTCTGGTGTCGGTGTCGGCTGACGGCAGGGTCGTGCAGTGGTCCATCCGGAAGGGACTGGAGGCTTCAGGTACAGCAGCTGTGCTTGATGAATTGTTATCTTTTCTGCGTCTCTGATGACTGCTAATGACTCCTTCCTTCAATACTGCTGAAGGCTCCTTCCTGTTAGACTACTGAAGGCTCCTTTCTGTGTTCCTTAAGACTCCTGAAGGCTCCTTCCTGTAAGACTACTGAAGGCTCCCTGCTGTATTTCAGACCTGATGAAGCTTAAGCGCACGGCTGTGAAGCAGACGGGAGCGGGGAAGGGAAAGGAAGGAAGCAAGAAGAGCGAAGGTCTCATCTTCAGATTCGCCCCCGGACTCTGCTTCGACTTCAGTGCCAAGGACCCCAACATGTGAGTCCCAAGCCTGCACACTTTGTCCTTTTGCTCTGAGTAGTTTGGAATAAGGAATGGGGTCTTGTGTTTCCATGGAAACATTCCTACATAACCTACCCACAATGCTACCATGTTCAACCTACCCATAATGCCCCATTACTTCCTGTGTGCAGCTACCTGGCAGGGACGGAGGAGGGCCACATCCACAAGTGTTCCTGTTCCTACAACGAGCAGTACCTGGACTCATATGCAGGGCACACGGTAAGGGCAGTACCTGCACTCATATGCAGGGCACACGGTAAGGGCAGTACCTGGACTCCTATGCAGGGCACACGGTAAGGGCAGTACCTGGACTCCTATGCAGGGCACACGGTAAGGGCAGTACCTGGACTCATATGCAGGGCACACGGTAAGGGCAGTACCTGGACTCATATGCAGGGCACACGGTAAGGGCAGTACCTGGACTCATATGCAGGGCACACGATAAGGGCAGTACCTGGACTCATATGCAGGGCACACGGTAAGGGCAGTACCTGGACTCATATGCAGGGCACACGGTAAGGGCAGTACCTGGACTCATATGCAGGGCACACGGTAAGGGCAGTACCTGGACTCATATGCAGGGCACACGGTAAGGGCAGTACCTGGACTCATATGCAGGGCACATGGTAAGGGCTGTTTCTGTCCTGCTTATGTCCTGTTGCTGtcctgtttatttatttaactcTACAAGATCATCATGATTGATTGCTGTTTGTGCACGGCTGATTCTGTCCTGTTTCTGTCCTGTTCCGTTTAGGGTCCAGTCTACAAGATCACGTGGTCGCCGTTTGCGCCCGACATCTTCCTGAGCTGCAGCGCCGATTGGAGCGTCCGACTCTggtcacatgacatgacatcACCAGCCATTAACTTCTTCTCCTCCACGGTGAGAAGCCAATAACCTCAGAAAGTTTCAGCCATCATTTTTTTTGGATTTCTTCAATCCTAAAACAAAATGATAACTGTAAATTGTATAAGACCTATTCCTTCCATTCTCCACATGACAAACTGTTGCTGTCATATTACCAGTAAGTGAAGAAATCGCCATGTTGCACTTTGTCCCCACCCGCAGCGCTCGGTGTACGATGTGTGCTGGTCGCCCTCATCATCCACTGTGTTCGGCTGCGTCAACGAAGGAGCCGTGGAGATCTGGGACCTGTCCGTCAGCACGTGAGCTTCTTAGCTTTTTCTAGGagtcttgaagtaagaataaaGGCAGCTACAGGCGGGGTCTTTGACCCTATCAGCAGCCTTGTGTGAAAAAGACCTGTAAATCATGGCTCTGTGGTACCGGAAGGTACAGAATTGTGCCACCTGTGTAATAAGTACTaaccctgtctgtctgtctgtctgattgcCGCAGGTTGGATCCCATCATCGTGAACGTGCCGAACCCCGGCATCAAGCTGTCCTGCATCTCCTTCACTCTCAATTCCGATGTAAGTaccacagacaaacaaacaaacaaacgattcTCACTCTGACCTCTGAAATATGTACCACACACACTGTGGAATGGAACAGCATTTAACTTTTTCTGTACCCCCCTGCAGTGCGTATTGGTAGGTGCCAGTGATGGACAAGTCACTGTCTATAAGCTGAAGTGCATGCAGCCGACGCCCGACAACCAGGTCAGCACATCAGAACTGCattgtgttttgaaattttatctcAGACCAAGGAAAAGCCTCCTTGCTCAGACCAAGATGTGCTGTAACAGCCAAGTCAGAAGATGTGTTGAGAAAAGGATATCTATGATAATTTACACTAATGCCATGCACAAATGCAGGTTACTGAAGGGAACTTTTTTTCATTGATCCACTGTGAGTTGATTAGTTTGATaaaatgtgttgtttatttCAGGGCGGCGCCCTGAGGGACATTATCCAGGCCACCATGGCCTCCCAGCTGCAGAGCACGGGCAAGGCAGGCAAGAAGAAGGGCAGCGGGGAGTGACACTAACTTATGCAGCTTTCCTCAACGAAATCAGTACAGTCTCAAACTTCTGCAGCTTATCTCAAGGAAATCAGTAATGCGCCATCTCAAACTTCTGCATCTTCCCTGGAGGAAATTTGCTTCATGGGGGAGAAATGCACCATCTCATACCTCTTGCATTTGTCGCCAGACTAGCGGAACTGATTTCTCACCTTGTAGAAAGGAAAACTACAGGTTGGATAATGGTATTGAGGAAGGAACTGGCAGttcaaatacattatattcCTGTAAATTGAATTTCCCCCTGACCAAAGTAACATGAGGCAGAAATGCTGAATGTATGGCAGATATAACTTGTGTGATGATCTTCATTTTTCAACACTGTATAGATGAGAATGAATTTTGCAGAAGATGTACATGCAAACAGTGTAAGAAAATTAGACGTCTTGTACTTGACATTTTTGCTGCTGACACCACTGTTCTGTCAAaagatgtatattttgtaaattGATACACAGAGTAGCTTTGTGTTGATATGTGACTCTTCGGTTGTATAAGATATATAAAGGTTCCAGAAAGTAAAGGTTCCAAAAACCGTTCACTGTATGGCTGTTGGTTTTTGGTTGGATGGGGTTGGAGGTATTCAGTCATGCACATTGATCTGGAAGATTTGAGGAGAGTGAGCCATGTGGTAGATCCATACATACAAGTCGAAAAGGTCAAAATGCCTAAAGGTGCACCTGAAAGACACATCGCTAGAGGTCACTGCTGTACAGTTATCTCTTTTGCTCATGAAAGCAGATGCATGTATTGTAAGTGGAGTTCATATATAGCCGTCCTGTGTAAAGACGTGGTCATTCTCGAAGACTAGAAGAATAGACATTCCAAACAGAAATTTATATTGCTGTAAATCGACAAAATGGTGATGAATTTACTACATGGCACACCGCAAGTTTGACACGGCAGTTTAAAACTAAATCGCTAGAGGTCGCTAGTGCGTAGTCTACTTTTGGCAGAAATCTTCAACACACGCAGTTTGTACATGAAATATGGTTTATTTGCCATTTTACGGAATAACATGACCTTGAAAATAGTTGTAAAACTTAACAGGAATGTAAACTAAACTCCAGGATGTCTGTCAGTGTGTTGTGGGCTACATTTGCGAGATAATGACATTACACaggcaggggggagggggggctgtCCGCGCGCAAGGTCACTGACATTTTTGTCTGAAGCATTGTGGGAGAATTTGGGCGCTAAATATTATATTTTATCAAAAAGCGATACGTGAACCTTCAGATTGCCAATATAGAACTCGCACGGAAAGTTGTGAAACTTAGAAAATGGACAATCCTGTAATATTGTCCTTACATCAACGGCGTTGTCGTGTCGTGACAACAgctggtgggaggggggcttcgtTCGCCAGCTTGTTCTTGCAGTTTGAAACTAAATCGCTGGAGGCCGCTAGTGTGTGGTCCACTTTTGGCGGGAATCTTCAACACACACAGTCTATACATGAAATACGGGTTATCTGCTATTTTACGGAACAAACTGACCTCCAAAATAGTTGTGAAACTTAACAGGAAAGTAAATTAAACTCCAGGGTATCTGTTGTTGTGTGTTATGGGCTATTTGTGTGACTATGAAGACGTAAATAGatttttgtggggagggggggcgttcgagcaaggtcaacgacctctAGTGTGTTTGTTCCAGGTCTGATGCTGAACTTTGGTAATAAATCGCTAGAGGCCGCTGATATGACGTCACCAGTTCAACATACGCAGTTATCCTCTATAATATGTGTTATCTTTAATTTCAGGGGATTGCCAGTCACCCACAACGGCTGGAAAAGTTATAAGGAAAGGCAAAAAACATTCTGAGGTGCCTTTCTAACCAAGCCGTGGGCTAC
Proteins encoded in this window:
- the LOC136444709 gene encoding dynein axonemal intermediate chain 4-like isoform X1, producing MSASAKGRSKAPSMAGGAPQKSMLRSTFQHTKSSMMVGSTRSQVAGSSSKKSVVLDDGKGGVTQRNKGPNVVVLDDAGNDVTPQPLLAVDPNAPHHTQSKLFGQGGTDSSSVGTPTDFMSQASIYQTGTGTASVFGAPFSRSVMGSVSRISGQSTATDQSFGDEISEAGSHDLAPGLSSVKTRREEVKEVLTEADLDLSVPIRLTESDTIWILDLVGTCVANDSENADGIRARNEKYKELCKNRVGNDRYMERGMQTFNDAPKNKEVQAEKVELIDTGINASEWDMHDTYQDLAAKDKEKSGEADADQDLISRPTSKKADLEETSVEGSMRQGSALSGQSGRESRASLMGSSMQVSQFEIAETPAPPALPEKDGTVDGVIDDADHPLLKTESLQHDLFVMERVVVQNIFQPKQAAYRGMDELTDVDREVPDEPPPTAGSMSITQMGPNLERLWIYHCELTDGRNVSCLSWNKANPDLIAVGYGQFGFNDQKGGLACCWSLKNPKYPERVYHCASGVVSMDFSYQNPSLLAVGLYDGTVAIYNVRSQEDSPVLDSFQSGQDHVKNSENAGKHSAPVWQLKWVERDRGAHGDERGEVLVSVSADGRVVQWSIRKGLEASDLMKLKRTAVKQTGAGKGKEGSKKSEGLIFRFAPGLCFDFSAKDPNIYLAGTEEGHIHKCSCSYNEQYLDSYAGHTGPVYKITWSPFAPDIFLSCSADWSVRLWSHDMTSPAINFFSSTRSVYDVCWSPSSSTVFGCVNEGAVEIWDLSVSTLDPIIVNVPNPGIKLSCISFTLNSDCVLVGASDGQVTVYKLKCMQPTPDNQGGALRDIIQATMASQLQSTGKAGKKKGSGE
- the LOC136444709 gene encoding dynein axonemal intermediate chain 4-like isoform X2; the encoded protein is MSASAKGRSKAPSMAGGAPQKSMLRSTFQHTKSSMMVGSTRSQVAGSSSKKSVVLDDGKGGVTQRNKGPNVVVLDDAGNDVTPQPLLAVDPNAPHHTQSKLFGQGGTDSSSVGTPTDFMSQASIYQTGTGTASVFGAPFSRSVMGSVSRISGQSTATDQSFGDEISEAGSHDLAPGLSSVKTRREEVKEVLTEADLDLSVPIRLTESDTIWILDLVGTCVANDSENADGIRARNEKYKELCKNRVGNDRYMERGMQTFNDAPKNKEVQAEKVELIDTGINASEWDMHDTYQDLAAKDKEKSGEADADQDLISRPTSKKADLEETSVEGSMRQGSALSGQSGRESRASLMGSSMQVSQFEIAETPAPPALPEKDGTVDGVIDDADHPLLKTESLQHDLFVMERVVVQNIFQPKQAAYRGMDELTDVDREVPDEPPPTAGSMSITQMGPNLERLWIYHCELTDGRNVSCLSWNKANPDLIAVGYGQFGFNDQKGGLACCWSLKNPKYPERVYHCASGVVSMDFSYQNPSLLAVGLYDGTVAIYNVRSQEDSPVLDSFENAGKHSAPVWQLKWVERDRGAHGDERGEVLVSVSADGRVVQWSIRKGLEASDLMKLKRTAVKQTGAGKGKEGSKKSEGLIFRFAPGLCFDFSAKDPNIYLAGTEEGHIHKCSCSYNEQYLDSYAGHTGPVYKITWSPFAPDIFLSCSADWSVRLWSHDMTSPAINFFSSTRSVYDVCWSPSSSTVFGCVNEGAVEIWDLSVSTLDPIIVNVPNPGIKLSCISFTLNSDCVLVGASDGQVTVYKLKCMQPTPDNQGGALRDIIQATMASQLQSTGKAGKKKGSGE